The Thermus brockianus genome window below encodes:
- a CDS encoding RNA-guided endonuclease InsQ/TnpB family protein, with amino-acid sequence MPCHGRQVARRAFKYRLYPTKPQQKDLERTLELCRQLYNAALQERREAYKKAKKSLSLHEQKRWLPEIRADLPEYQRVHSQVLQDVLQRVDRAFQGFFRRVRAKGGKAGYPRFKGKGRYDSFTFPQAYATGVKLQEGGSGCSSTALVR; translated from the coding sequence ATGCCCTGTCATGGTAGACAGGTGGCGCGTAGAGCCTTCAAATACCGCCTCTATCCCACCAAGCCCCAACAAAAAGACCTAGAACGCACCCTGGAACTCTGCCGCCAGCTCTACAACGCCGCCCTTCAGGAGAGGAGGGAGGCCTACAAGAAGGCGAAGAAAAGCCTCTCCCTCCACGAGCAAAAGCGATGGCTCCCCGAGATACGGGCTGACCTGCCCGAGTACCAAAGGGTCCACTCCCAGGTCCTGCAAGACGTTCTCCAAAGGGTAGACCGGGCTTTTCAAGGCTTCTTCCGTCGGGTTAGGGCCAAAGGGGGAAAAGCCGGTTATCCCCGGTTCAAGGGAAAGGGACGCTACGACTCCTTCACCTTCCCCCAAGCCTACGCCACCGGGGTCAAACTCCAGGAGGGGGGAAGCGGGTGCTCATCCACGGCGTTGGTTCGGTAA
- a CDS encoding 2,3-bisphosphoglycerate-independent phosphoglycerate mutase yields MDLFPILQELHQPGGKILLVVLDGVGGLPLEPGGPTELEAAQTPNLDRLAAESALGLLTPVHPGLAPGSGPGHLALFGYDPFRYVVGRGALSALGLGADFREGDVALRGNFATLDAEGKVVDRRAGRPSTEENQRVIAKLKEAIPRIEDVEIHFYTESEHRFLVILRGEGLGDGVTDTDPQKAGLPPLEARPLDEASRKTAHILNLLAERIRAVLRDEPRLNGALFRGASQKPRFPSFQEVYSLRAAAVASYPMYKGLAALVGMEVLPVEGEGDAHEGKLKALRENWDRYEFFYLHFKKTDAKGEDGDFLGKVREIERFDAFLPELLALKPEVLALTGDHSTPAALKAHSWHPVPLLLKAPYLRRDEAGRFTEAEALKGSLGHLRGVELMPLLLAHAGRLLKYGA; encoded by the coding sequence ATGGACCTCTTTCCCATCCTCCAGGAACTCCACCAACCCGGCGGCAAAATCCTCCTCGTGGTCCTAGACGGCGTGGGGGGGCTTCCCTTAGAGCCAGGAGGCCCCACGGAGCTGGAGGCGGCCCAAACCCCTAACCTAGACCGCCTGGCCGCGGAGAGCGCCCTAGGCCTCCTCACCCCCGTCCACCCGGGCCTTGCCCCCGGCTCGGGCCCTGGGCACCTGGCCCTCTTCGGCTACGACCCCTTCCGCTACGTGGTGGGCCGAGGGGCCTTGAGCGCCTTGGGGCTGGGGGCGGACTTCCGGGAAGGGGACGTGGCCCTAAGGGGCAACTTCGCCACCTTGGATGCGGAAGGGAAGGTGGTGGACCGCCGGGCAGGGAGGCCCTCCACCGAGGAAAACCAACGGGTGATCGCCAAGCTCAAGGAGGCCATCCCCCGGATAGAGGACGTGGAGATCCACTTCTACACGGAAAGCGAGCACCGCTTCTTGGTGATCCTAAGGGGCGAGGGCCTGGGGGACGGGGTGACGGACACCGACCCGCAGAAGGCGGGCCTTCCCCCCTTGGAGGCTAGGCCCCTGGACGAGGCCTCCCGGAAGACCGCCCACATCCTTAACCTCCTCGCCGAGCGCATCCGGGCGGTCCTTAGGGACGAACCCCGCCTCAACGGGGCCCTCTTCCGGGGGGCCTCCCAAAAGCCCCGGTTCCCCAGCTTCCAGGAGGTCTACAGCTTAAGGGCAGCGGCCGTGGCCAGCTACCCCATGTACAAGGGCCTCGCCGCCTTGGTGGGGATGGAGGTCCTCCCCGTGGAAGGGGAAGGGGACGCCCACGAGGGGAAGCTCAAGGCCCTGCGGGAGAACTGGGATCGGTACGAGTTCTTCTACCTCCACTTCAAGAAGACGGACGCCAAGGGGGAGGACGGGGACTTCCTTGGCAAGGTGCGGGAGATTGAGCGCTTTGACGCCTTCCTGCCCGAGCTCCTCGCCCTAAAGCCCGAGGTCCTCGCCCTCACCGGGGACCACTCCACCCCTGCGGCCTTGAAGGCCCACTCCTGGCACCCCGTGCCCCTCCTCCTCAAGGCCCCTTACCTGCGGCGGGACGAGGCGGGGCGCTTCACGGAGGCCGAGGCCCTCAAGGGAAGCCTCGGGCACCTGCGGGGGGTGGAGCTCATGCCCCTCCTCCTCGCCCACGCCGGAAGGCTTTTAAAGTACGGGGCCTAG
- a CDS encoding DHH family phosphoesterase: MDGNAPDPKYWEKMRLVAEVLKAVEGPIYIATHVDPDGDAIGSSLGLYRALKALGKDARWVAEPPRFLRFLPKEEEYSDPVEKLPPGATLVALDSAEPSRVVGVPVEGFVINIDHHGTNPRFGHLHVVDPSKAATAQMVKDLIDLLGVAWTEEIATPVLTGILTDTGNFRFANTTPEVLRVAAELVGYGVRLAELTDRLQFRPPSYFRLMGQVLSTVAFHFGGLLVTAHLPEEAKREEEDSDDFVGLIRYVEGSVVSVFLRRREEGVKVSIRSRGGVSAQNIALKLGGGGHVPAAGATLKGVDLDRAYELVLEAVQEELRRAGYL; this comes from the coding sequence GTGGACGGGAACGCCCCTGACCCCAAGTACTGGGAAAAGATGCGGCTCGTGGCCGAGGTGCTCAAGGCGGTGGAGGGCCCCATCTACATCGCCACCCACGTGGACCCCGATGGGGACGCCATCGGGAGCTCCTTGGGCCTTTACCGGGCGCTCAAGGCTTTGGGCAAGGACGCCCGCTGGGTGGCCGAGCCTCCCCGCTTCCTCCGCTTCCTCCCCAAGGAGGAAGAGTACTCCGACCCCGTGGAGAAGCTTCCCCCTGGGGCCACCCTGGTGGCCTTGGACAGCGCCGAGCCCTCGAGGGTGGTGGGGGTGCCGGTGGAGGGCTTCGTCATCAACATTGACCACCACGGCACCAATCCCCGCTTCGGCCACCTCCACGTGGTGGACCCCTCCAAGGCGGCCACGGCCCAGATGGTCAAGGACCTCATTGACCTCCTGGGGGTGGCCTGGACGGAGGAGATCGCTACCCCCGTGCTCACCGGCATCCTCACGGATACCGGCAACTTCCGCTTCGCCAACACCACCCCCGAGGTGCTTCGGGTGGCGGCGGAGCTCGTGGGCTACGGGGTGAGGCTCGCCGAGCTCACCGACCGCCTCCAGTTCCGCCCCCCCTCCTACTTCCGCCTCATGGGCCAGGTGCTCTCCACCGTGGCCTTCCACTTCGGGGGGCTTCTCGTCACCGCCCACCTGCCCGAGGAGGCCAAGCGGGAGGAGGAGGACTCCGACGACTTCGTGGGCCTTATCCGCTACGTGGAGGGGAGCGTGGTCTCCGTCTTCCTGCGCAGGCGGGAGGAGGGGGTGAAGGTGTCCATCCGCTCCCGGGGCGGGGTTTCCGCCCAGAATATCGCCCTGAAGCTCGGGGGCGGCGGGCACGTGCCCGCCGCCGGGGCCACGCTGAAGGGGGTGGACCTGGACCGGGCTTACGAGCTCGTCCTCGAGGCGGTCCAGGAGGAGCTTAGGCGGGCGGGGTACCTCTAG
- the tmpR gene encoding bifunctional dihydropteridine reductase/dihydrofolate reductase TmpR: MRVALVTGSAKGIGRAILLALAKEGFNVAVHYRTSEGLAEATRQEAEALGVKAIKVRADLTREEEVAGLVEEVRYHLGGIGVLVNNVGDYLYKPIEEVRLEEWRWIMDTNLTATFLLTQRVLPLMVAQGYGRIVNLGYAGATNPIARPHITPYAIAKMGVVLYTKAIAKRFAQAGITANVVAPGVAENSVSKPLQEIPMGRLALLEEVARAVLFFVREPYLTGQVLEVAGGWNL, translated from the coding sequence ATGCGGGTAGCCCTGGTCACGGGAAGCGCCAAGGGGATTGGGCGGGCCATCCTCCTGGCCTTGGCCAAGGAGGGGTTTAACGTGGCCGTGCACTACCGCACCTCCGAGGGCCTGGCGGAGGCCACGAGGCAAGAGGCGGAGGCCCTGGGCGTGAAGGCCATCAAGGTGCGGGCGGACCTCACCCGGGAGGAGGAGGTGGCGGGCCTGGTGGAGGAGGTGCGCTACCACCTGGGGGGGATTGGCGTTCTGGTGAACAACGTGGGGGACTACCTCTACAAGCCCATTGAGGAGGTGCGCCTCGAGGAGTGGCGCTGGATTATGGACACCAACCTCACCGCCACCTTCCTCCTCACCCAAAGGGTCCTCCCCCTCATGGTGGCCCAGGGCTACGGGCGCATCGTGAACCTGGGCTACGCCGGGGCCACCAACCCCATCGCCAGGCCCCACATCACCCCCTACGCCATCGCCAAGATGGGGGTGGTCCTCTACACCAAGGCCATCGCCAAGCGCTTCGCCCAGGCGGGGATCACCGCCAACGTGGTGGCCCCCGGGGTGGCGGAGAACTCCGTCTCCAAACCCCTTCAGGAAATCCCCATGGGGCGGCTCGCCCTCCTGGAGGAGGTGGCCCGGGCGGTGCTCTTCTTCGTCCGGGAGCCCTACCTCACGGGGCAGGTCCTGGAGGTGGCGGGGGGGTGGAACCTGTAG
- a CDS encoding NUDIX domain-containing protein — protein MEDRPQYPIPTVGALVVQGDKVLLVRTAKWRGLWGVPGGKVAWGERLEEALRREILEEVGLALKAVRFLFVQEALFSPEFHKPTHMLLFNYVAQGEGEVRPGEEILEWAWLSPEAALAYPLNTFTRRLLEKYLEGPCG, from the coding sequence ATGGAGGATCGCCCGCAGTATCCCATCCCCACGGTGGGGGCCTTAGTGGTGCAAGGGGACAAGGTGCTCCTGGTGCGCACCGCCAAGTGGCGGGGGCTATGGGGGGTGCCGGGGGGAAAGGTGGCCTGGGGGGAGCGGCTGGAGGAGGCCTTAAGGCGGGAGATTCTGGAGGAGGTGGGGCTAGCCCTCAAGGCGGTCCGCTTCCTCTTCGTGCAGGAAGCCCTCTTTAGCCCGGAGTTCCATAAGCCTACCCACATGCTCCTCTTCAACTATGTTGCTCAGGGGGAGGGGGAGGTGCGGCCGGGCGAGGAGATCCTGGAATGGGCCTGGCTGAGCCCCGAGGCGGCCCTCGCCTACCCCCTCAACACCTTCACCCGGAGGCTTTTGGAAAAATACCTGGAGGGGCCATGCGGGTAG
- a CDS encoding CDP-alcohol phosphatidyltransferase family protein, whose translation MVPGAKERPVQEFLNALLFRPLAHLLVRLLLPTPVRPHHLVLLHTGLVLLAAWLLHRGEDLYAALLLQLKTVLDNADGQLARLRGEVSALGRYLDTEMDFLGNLALFLALALHTGEVERAVVAFFVFTLVQSFDFNLERLYREVRGLPLPKEPEGPETPILRLLKGVYALLFLPQDRAIRALEVSLQRRLGLDPLRFFDEWALAGVVNLGLSTQLFFLGVFLLFHQPAAYLTFVLLQALYLGLGYVWRIARSIPSPRWGP comes from the coding sequence ATGGTGCCGGGGGCGAAGGAAAGGCCGGTACAGGAGTTCCTAAACGCCCTCCTCTTCCGCCCCTTGGCCCACCTCCTGGTCCGCCTCCTCCTCCCCACCCCCGTGCGCCCCCACCACCTGGTCCTCCTCCACACGGGCCTCGTCCTCCTGGCCGCCTGGCTCCTCCACCGGGGCGAGGACCTCTATGCCGCCCTCCTCCTCCAGCTCAAGACCGTCCTGGACAACGCCGACGGGCAGCTCGCCCGGCTTAGGGGGGAGGTGAGCGCTTTGGGCCGCTATTTGGACACGGAGATGGACTTCCTGGGCAACCTCGCCCTCTTTCTCGCCCTGGCCCTGCACACGGGGGAGGTGGAGCGAGCCGTCGTTGCCTTTTTCGTCTTCACCCTGGTCCAGTCTTTTGACTTCAACCTGGAAAGGCTTTACCGGGAGGTGCGGGGGCTTCCCCTCCCCAAGGAGCCCGAGGGCCCGGAAACCCCTATCCTCCGCCTCCTAAAGGGCGTGTACGCCCTCCTCTTCCTCCCCCAGGACCGCGCCATCCGGGCCCTGGAGGTTTCCCTGCAGAGGCGCTTGGGCCTGGACCCCTTGCGCTTCTTTGACGAGTGGGCCTTGGCAGGGGTGGTGAACCTAGGGCTTAGCACGCAGCTCTTTTTCCTCGGGGTCTTCCTCCTCTTCCACCAGCCTGCAGCGTACCTCACCTTTGTCCTCCTCCAGGCCCTGTATCTTGGCCTTGGGTACGTATGGAGGATCGCCCGCAGTATCCCATCCCCACGGTGGGGGCCTTAG
- the cmk gene encoding (d)CMP kinase — MRGIVTLDGPSASGKSSVAKRVAEALGVPYLSSGLLYRGAALLALRAGVDPRDEEGLLRLLQAHRVRLVPGRENRVLADGEDLTPFLHTLEVDRVVSEVARHPGVRAWVNARLREVPPPFVAEGRDMGTAVFPHAPHKFYLTASPEVRARRRAKERPETYEAVLKDLLERDEKDKAQSAPAPDALVLDTSGMTLDEVVAWVLERLKD; from the coding sequence ATGCGGGGGATCGTGACCCTAGACGGGCCTTCCGCCTCCGGAAAGAGTTCCGTGGCCAAGCGGGTGGCGGAGGCGTTGGGGGTGCCTTACCTGAGTAGCGGCCTCCTCTACCGGGGGGCGGCCCTTTTGGCCCTGAGGGCCGGGGTGGACCCTAGGGACGAGGAGGGGCTCCTTCGGCTTCTCCAGGCCCATAGGGTGCGTCTCGTCCCGGGGCGGGAAAACCGGGTTTTGGCGGACGGGGAGGACCTCACGCCCTTCCTCCACACCCTCGAGGTGGACCGGGTGGTCTCGGAGGTGGCCCGCCACCCGGGGGTGAGGGCCTGGGTGAATGCGAGGCTTCGGGAGGTGCCCCCGCCCTTCGTGGCCGAAGGGCGGGACATGGGCACCGCCGTTTTTCCCCACGCCCCCCACAAGTTCTACCTCACGGCAAGCCCCGAGGTTAGGGCGAGACGGCGGGCCAAGGAGCGGCCCGAGACCTACGAGGCGGTGCTCAAGGACCTCTTGGAGCGGGACGAGAAGGACAAGGCGCAAAGCGCCCCCGCCCCGGACGCCCTGGTGCTGGACACCAGCGGCATGACCCTGGACGAGGTGGTGGCCTGGGTCTTGGAGCGCCTTAAGGACTAG
- the aroA gene encoding 3-phosphoshikimate 1-carboxyvinyltransferase — translation MDRTHLDLAPCGPLRGVLRVPGDKSVTHRGLMLLALAEGEGRLFYPLKAGDTLSTARVLRALGAGIEEEGPHFRVRGQGLRLKEPEDVLDCGNAGTLMRLILGILAGQEGVFAVLTGDSSLRRRPMGRVVEPLRAMGAQVDGREGGKRAPLGVRGAPLRGIRYTLPVPSAQVKSALLLAGLFAEGVTEVEEPVPTRDHTERLFRHFGLPLRVEGNRIRTEKASPFPAKDLLVPGDFSSAAFFLVAALIVPGSEVVVEGVGLNPTRTGLLQVLLAMGADLEWRVLEGEDGEPVGYVRARYSPLKGVSVDPGLIPLMVDEVPILAAAAAWAEGETFIPNLSELRVKESDRVRAITHNLRALGVEVEEGPDWLRIRGGGVRRGEVEPFHDHRIAMAFAVAGLPVGVRVHEPEWAEISYPGFFRDLLGLCGGS, via the coding sequence ATGGACCGCACCCACCTGGACCTCGCGCCCTGCGGCCCCTTGCGGGGGGTTTTGCGGGTGCCCGGGGACAAGTCCGTGACCCACCGGGGCCTCATGCTCCTCGCCCTGGCGGAAGGGGAGGGGAGGCTTTTTTACCCCTTGAAGGCCGGGGACACCCTTTCCACCGCCCGGGTCCTAAGGGCCTTGGGGGCGGGGATAGAGGAGGAAGGCCCGCACTTCCGCGTGCGGGGCCAAGGCCTTCGCCTAAAGGAGCCCGAGGACGTCCTGGACTGCGGAAACGCCGGCACCCTCATGCGCCTCATCCTGGGCATCCTGGCGGGGCAGGAGGGGGTCTTTGCCGTCCTGACCGGGGATAGCTCCCTCCGCCGCCGCCCCATGGGCCGGGTGGTGGAGCCTTTGCGGGCCATGGGGGCCCAGGTGGACGGGCGGGAGGGGGGGAAAAGGGCCCCCTTGGGGGTGCGGGGGGCTCCTCTGCGGGGCATCCGCTACACCCTACCCGTGCCCAGCGCCCAGGTGAAAAGCGCTCTCCTCCTGGCGGGCCTCTTCGCCGAGGGGGTCACCGAGGTGGAGGAGCCCGTCCCCACCCGGGACCACACGGAAAGGCTCTTCCGCCATTTTGGCCTGCCCCTTCGGGTGGAAGGGAACCGGATCCGGACCGAGAAAGCCTCCCCTTTCCCCGCCAAGGACCTCCTGGTCCCGGGGGATTTCTCCTCTGCCGCCTTCTTCCTGGTGGCGGCCCTCATCGTCCCGGGCTCGGAGGTGGTGGTGGAGGGGGTGGGCCTGAACCCCACCCGCACGGGGCTTTTGCAGGTTCTCCTGGCCATGGGGGCCGACCTGGAATGGCGGGTCCTGGAGGGCGAAGACGGCGAGCCCGTGGGCTACGTGCGGGCCCGGTATAGCCCCCTCAAGGGGGTTTCCGTGGACCCTGGCCTCATTCCCCTTATGGTGGACGAGGTGCCCATCCTGGCCGCCGCCGCCGCCTGGGCGGAGGGGGAGACCTTTATTCCCAACCTTTCCGAGCTCAGGGTGAAGGAGTCGGACCGGGTGCGGGCCATCACCCACAACCTGCGGGCCTTGGGGGTAGAGGTGGAGGAGGGCCCGGACTGGCTCCGCATCCGGGGGGGCGGGGTGCGGAGGGGGGAGGTGGAGCCCTTCCACGACCACCGCATCGCCATGGCCTTCGCCGTGGCGGGCCTCCCCGTGGGTGTGCGGGTCCACGAGCCCGAGTGGGCGGAAATCTCCTACCCCGGTTTCTTCCGGGACCTCCTTGGGCTATGCGGGGGATCGTGA
- a CDS encoding BTAD domain-containing putative transcriptional regulator: MALAWQSPVYLERARLLDQLPEAVGFAVLLQAPAGFGKSVLAGQLSARLGMRTLWGSALLGEPRALLAKGLGLPEEAPWGVILEALKAEPTLVVLEDLTGEEALSPLLRTLPCLLVLASRKALPYPELPKLLAEGRLLRLGPEDLAFTLEEAKALFGGRGPWEEAHRATGGWPLPLFLSALTGKPPEAQALLQGLRESLSEGEFREGLLMAALPFLPQAHATPETESLFQKGLLRLTPEGFRLHGLMKEMALRSLLPEVREAVRGAEGRLPPELLAEAYSASGLTEDLLALLEKPIQISIPAERLLAWEGLLRKGGPRARLRLGEALLQCGRKEGFPLLEALVEAEDPRVALTALGHLAYYLAEPLLGKDLPRARAYLERGLALLERVPGELAGRFLNDAARVPYEEGRPEEALGLLEEALRRLPPESPYRIAPLSNLAFLRFELQGDLLGRFAALEEALEKLQYTHANRPGHLRDLGRLYLLLGERERAKGYLRQAAEAPGNPLAALEAQMLLAHLEGDGETLARLVAQAELWENPYLVARGRAFQAELTGDASLVEGQEGFLPRLTLALLKGEARLLPPYPEEREERLYWHAARYRLLGEEKDLEALLTLTNAGKRILPGLIPLHLLPRSRPELSVAYPLAEVLRSGWKEAILLRHAEIPPVRVEVLGRFRIEGPLGPVELKGKAKEVFALLLLGLPREEVAFALWPDLSEEAALNNLYVWLARLRKALEPWGVPTYLQEEGLARVEADLLALERALETEGAEAALRLYQEPLFPGLDHPLLDRKREEVFHRVRALFLQRGEPPYLERLLELDPLDEEALIPLVEACLRRGQKARALRFLEGYRKRLWEELGERPSPRLQALLSRLSG, translated from the coding sequence ATGGCCCTGGCCTGGCAAAGCCCGGTGTACCTAGAAAGGGCCCGCCTTTTGGACCAGCTCCCCGAGGCGGTGGGCTTTGCCGTCCTCCTCCAGGCCCCGGCGGGGTTTGGCAAAAGCGTCTTGGCCGGGCAGCTTTCCGCAAGGCTTGGGATGCGCACCCTCTGGGGAAGCGCCCTCCTCGGGGAGCCCCGGGCCCTCTTGGCGAAGGGCCTGGGCCTGCCCGAGGAGGCCCCCTGGGGGGTCATCCTGGAGGCCCTAAAGGCCGAGCCCACCTTGGTGGTCCTCGAGGACCTCACCGGGGAGGAGGCCCTCTCCCCCCTTCTCCGCACCCTCCCCTGCCTCCTGGTCCTGGCGAGCCGCAAGGCCCTCCCCTACCCCGAGCTCCCCAAGCTCCTGGCCGAGGGGAGGCTTCTCCGCTTGGGGCCGGAGGATCTGGCCTTCACCCTGGAGGAGGCCAAGGCCCTCTTTGGGGGCCGCGGACCCTGGGAGGAGGCCCACCGGGCCACGGGGGGGTGGCCCCTGCCCCTTTTCCTCTCCGCCCTCACGGGAAAGCCCCCGGAGGCCCAAGCCCTCCTCCAGGGCCTCCGGGAAAGCTTAAGCGAAGGGGAGTTCCGGGAAGGGCTTCTCATGGCCGCCCTCCCCTTCCTCCCCCAAGCCCACGCCACCCCCGAGACGGAAAGCCTCTTCCAAAAGGGGCTTTTGCGCCTCACCCCCGAGGGGTTCCGCCTGCACGGCCTCATGAAGGAGATGGCCCTGCGAAGCCTCCTCCCCGAGGTGAGAGAGGCGGTGCGGGGGGCGGAGGGTAGGCTTCCCCCGGAGCTTCTGGCGGAGGCCTACTCCGCCAGCGGCCTCACGGAGGACCTCCTCGCCCTCCTGGAAAAGCCCATCCAGATAAGTATCCCGGCGGAACGCCTCCTCGCCTGGGAAGGGCTTTTGCGAAAAGGAGGGCCGAGGGCTAGGCTACGCCTCGGGGAGGCCCTCCTGCAGTGCGGCCGGAAGGAGGGGTTTCCCCTTTTGGAGGCGCTCGTGGAAGCCGAGGACCCCAGGGTCGCCCTCACCGCCCTGGGCCACCTGGCCTACTACCTGGCCGAGCCCCTTCTCGGGAAGGACCTCCCCCGGGCACGGGCCTATCTGGAAAGGGGCCTCGCCCTTCTGGAAAGGGTGCCCGGGGAGCTTGCGGGGCGCTTCCTGAACGATGCGGCCCGCGTGCCCTACGAGGAGGGAAGGCCCGAGGAGGCCCTGGGGCTTTTGGAAGAGGCCCTAAGGCGCCTTCCCCCGGAAAGCCCTTACCGCATCGCCCCCCTTAGCAACCTGGCCTTCCTGCGCTTTGAGCTCCAAGGGGACCTCCTGGGGCGCTTCGCCGCCCTGGAGGAGGCCTTGGAAAAGCTCCAGTACACCCACGCCAACCGCCCCGGCCATCTCCGGGACCTGGGGCGGCTTTACCTCCTCCTAGGGGAAAGGGAAAGGGCCAAGGGCTACCTCCGCCAAGCGGCGGAGGCCCCAGGAAACCCCTTGGCGGCCCTCGAGGCCCAGATGCTCCTCGCCCACCTGGAAGGGGATGGGGAAACCCTAGCCCGCCTGGTGGCACAGGCGGAGCTATGGGAAAACCCCTACCTAGTGGCCCGGGGAAGGGCTTTCCAGGCCGAACTAACGGGGGATGCCAGCCTGGTGGAGGGCCAGGAGGGCTTCCTCCCCCGCCTCACCCTGGCCCTCCTGAAGGGGGAAGCCCGCCTCCTCCCCCCCTACCCCGAGGAGCGGGAAGAAAGGCTTTACTGGCACGCCGCCCGCTACCGCCTTTTGGGGGAGGAAAAAGACCTGGAAGCCCTCCTCACCCTCACCAACGCGGGAAAGCGCATCCTTCCCGGCCTCATCCCCCTGCACCTCCTCCCCCGGTCCAGGCCTGAACTCAGCGTGGCCTACCCCCTGGCGGAGGTCCTCCGCTCGGGGTGGAAGGAGGCCATCCTCCTCCGCCACGCCGAGATTCCCCCCGTGCGGGTGGAGGTCCTGGGAAGGTTCCGCATAGAAGGCCCCTTGGGGCCGGTGGAGCTCAAGGGCAAGGCCAAGGAGGTTTTCGCCCTCCTCCTCCTCGGGCTTCCCCGGGAGGAGGTGGCCTTTGCCCTCTGGCCTGACCTTTCCGAGGAGGCCGCCCTGAACAACCTCTACGTGTGGCTTGCCCGGCTTCGTAAGGCCCTGGAGCCCTGGGGGGTGCCCACCTACCTCCAGGAGGAGGGCCTCGCCCGGGTGGAAGCGGACCTCCTCGCCTTGGAAAGGGCGCTGGAAACGGAAGGGGCTGAGGCGGCCCTGCGCCTCTACCAAGAACCCCTCTTCCCCGGCCTGGACCACCCCCTCTTGGACCGGAAGCGGGAAGAGGTGTTCCATCGGGTGCGGGCCCTTTTCCTCCAAAGGGGCGAGCCCCCTTACCTGGAGCGCCTCCTGGAGCTGGACCCCTTGGACGAGGAGGCCCTTATCCCCCTGGTGGAAGCCTGCCTCCGAAGGGGGCAGAAGGCCCGGGCCCTAAGGTTTTTGGAGGGCTACCGCAAACGGCTATGGGAGGAGCTTGGCGAAAGGCCATCCCCCCGCCTTCAGGCCCTCCTCAGCCGCCTTTCGGGCTAG
- a CDS encoding class I mannose-6-phosphate isomerase, with amino-acid sequence MRPCPPKPVARIWGGSALGFGPGIGEVWLCQAPLLVKLLDPRDWLSVQVHPPHAYALQVEGKPGKYEAWYVLAPGEIVYGFRRPVTPEEVVARAKEGTLDEVLNRLPVRPGQVVYLPAGLVHALGPGVRVYEVQTPSDLTYRLYDYGRPRELHLEKALAVARLEPLPLPEVQPEPVEGGEKLLSTPFFDLFRYPLAGRLALGAEAPLVLTLLEGEARLEGEVLKPPATFLLEAGEEATLEGKGLLLGASPKGG; translated from the coding sequence ATGCGGCCTTGCCCGCCCAAACCCGTGGCCCGCATCTGGGGGGGAAGCGCCTTGGGCTTTGGTCCCGGCATCGGCGAGGTCTGGCTTTGCCAAGCCCCCCTTTTGGTGAAGCTTTTGGACCCCAGGGACTGGCTTTCCGTCCAGGTGCACCCCCCCCACGCCTACGCCCTCCAGGTGGAGGGGAAGCCCGGCAAGTACGAGGCCTGGTACGTGCTCGCTCCGGGGGAGATCGTCTACGGCTTCCGCCGCCCCGTGACCCCGGAGGAGGTGGTGGCAAGGGCTAAGGAGGGTACCCTGGACGAGGTCCTGAACCGGTTGCCGGTGAGGCCGGGGCAGGTGGTCTACCTCCCCGCCGGCCTGGTCCACGCCCTGGGGCCCGGGGTGCGGGTCTACGAGGTCCAGACCCCCTCGGACCTGACCTACCGGCTTTACGATTACGGCCGCCCCCGGGAACTCCACCTGGAGAAGGCCCTGGCCGTGGCCCGCTTGGAGCCCCTTCCCCTGCCGGAGGTGCAGCCCGAACCCGTGGAAGGGGGGGAGAAGCTTCTTTCCACGCCCTTTTTTGACCTCTTCCGCTACCCCTTGGCGGGGCGGCTCGCCTTGGGGGCGGAGGCCCCCCTGGTCCTCACCCTCTTGGAGGGGGAGGCGAGGCTTGAGGGAGAGGTCCTGAAGCCCCCCGCCACCTTCCTCCTGGAGGCGGGGGAGGAGGCTACTTTGGAGGGAAAAGGGCTTCTCCTCGGGGCTAGCCCGAAAGGCGGCTGA